A genomic region of Leptolyngbya sp. NIES-2104 contains the following coding sequences:
- the aac(6') gene encoding aminoglycoside 6'-N-acetyltransferase has product MTPDDFQEWLSLALELWSDYSSAEMEVSLTDILHSDREQGVLVRDDRGCAIAFMNLSLRSDYVPDATKSPVAYVEGLYVKAEYRNQEVGRTLIQYAEQWAREQGCIELALDALLDNPASHEFYAKVGFREVERVVFFIKSVVAGDHVPKEN; this is encoded by the coding sequence GTGACCCCAGATGATTTTCAAGAGTGGCTCAGTTTAGCACTGGAGTTATGGTCGGATTACTCTTCTGCCGAAATGGAAGTGAGTCTCACTGATATTTTGCATTCCGATCGAGAACAAGGCGTTTTGGTTCGGGACGATCGTGGATGTGCGATCGCGTTTATGAATCTATCACTCCGCTCTGATTATGTTCCGGACGCAACTAAAAGCCCTGTCGCCTATGTAGAAGGACTCTATGTCAAAGCTGAATACCGCAATCAAGAAGTCGGTAGAACACTCATTCAGTATGCAGAGCAGTGGGCACGTGAACAGGGATGTATCGAACTGGCTTTGGATGCACTTCTAGATAATCCTGCAAGTCATGAATTCTATGCAAAAGTTGGATTTCGAGAAGTAGAGCGAGTTGTATTTTTCATTAAGTCAGTTGTTGCTGGCGACCATGTTCCCAAAGAAAATTAA